In the genome of [Chlorobium] sp. 445, one region contains:
- a CDS encoding type II restriction endonuclease: protein MLRNISWDDFWLNPRRLRGSDFLMRWSQGVWSEQRLIEAINATKEYMALPYGPSGTAPQNDVRAFELYFERLEAAGLGQVKRPDLLIFQRDVYEDQVQKMLAKIGGIAELPFLPEDMLRELIALAKIAVECEQSLWIAEKMPDYATAMRPMKRLGNKYGFKKNAVLPTIILKEEDWHPLQEWQKMHSIPIHIWHVFFERAYGIALDEAIYRIEHGFIEPTTQVFQAPSGATTKKTIYKIYYQYGYPLAVATQPATAVAEYIEDRNGHILPYVRFVGGQMDVLPDVRTMLATL, encoded by the coding sequence ATGCTCAGGAATATTTCGTGGGATGATTTCTGGCTCAATCCGCGACGGCTACGCGGTAGCGACTTCCTAATGCGCTGGTCTCAGGGAGTATGGAGTGAACAGCGTCTTATTGAAGCAATCAACGCGACAAAAGAATATATGGCATTACCTTATGGACCAAGTGGTACTGCCCCTCAGAATGATGTGCGTGCTTTTGAGTTGTATTTTGAGCGGCTTGAGGCTGCTGGCTTGGGGCAGGTTAAACGTCCAGATCTCCTCATTTTTCAACGCGATGTCTATGAAGATCAGGTACAGAAAATGCTCGCAAAAATTGGTGGCATTGCCGAATTACCATTTCTACCTGAGGATATGCTTCGTGAGCTTATCGCTTTAGCAAAAATCGCTGTAGAATGTGAGCAAAGCCTCTGGATTGCCGAGAAGATGCCAGATTATGCTACCGCTATGAGACCAATGAAGCGTTTAGGCAATAAGTACGGTTTCAAGAAGAATGCGGTTCTTCCGACGATCATTTTGAAAGAAGAAGATTGGCACCCACTTCAGGAGTGGCAGAAGATGCATAGTATCCCAATTCACATTTGGCACGTATTTTTTGAACGGGCGTATGGGATTGCTTTGGATGAAGCCATCTACCGGATTGAACACGGGTTTATCGAACCAACTACGCAAGTATTTCAAGCTCCCAGTGGAGCAACGACCAAAAAGACGATTTACAAAATCTACTACCAATATGGCTATCCTCTTGCTGTGGCAACGCAACCAGCCACAGCCGTGGCTGAGTATATCGAAGATAGAAATGGACACATTTTACCATACGTTCGGTTTGTTGGCGGACAAATGGACGTGTTACCCGATGTACGCACCATGTTAGCTACCCTATGA